In the genome of Ictalurus furcatus strain D&B chromosome 13, Billie_1.0, whole genome shotgun sequence, one region contains:
- the jmjd1cb gene encoding probable JmjC domain-containing histone demethylation protein 2C isoform X1 gives MAAAAAAVVEARPELVGKRFLCVSGEAPPELAEIARWPWRAGVIRAVSHRDTDNPELTVYVEFDDLEWEKREWVKVYEDFQIFLLEQQLVWAKRKEGSQLQGTRAKQIQWPALTFKPLVGKSVLGSITAVEFFSDRQLDFLTDDGACQPYQDEVDSLSPVLRDNPQLHEEVKGWVKDQKVQEIFMQGPYSLNGYRVRVYRQDSATQWFTGIITHHDLFSRTMVVMNDQVLEPQNVDPSMVQMTFLDNVVHSLLKGENIGITSRRRSRSSQNSNTAHQTTGGRPSGNTGSTQGHYTRAQANSPRPVMNSSGSATKQGPQAQQQQSQHAQQQVSQQHQQQLQSSPGQQRGSRSSRRKGSDSSIPDDEKIKEEKMDSGGGRGDVSRNKSKQMVSKRRKAEDEEKKAGLKRIKMEASDLSESSDSENSNKRLLDSSSEPSSENELKSKGISKANEEEDKSQSCNALEESEANSRVSPWEEVSKVEKIVKPTAMEVVPSAKTEQTGGRRSPVQPSPLPPPSPCAQPQSLGPAEVQGCIVEIKSTVKTLPKDHYSTGAPRTHTPKCVIDITEDSGSHPATRENSEAVSALLASQKRETYVPEARHLVLNPSASECRKPEGELQQQRGQSLGSKIEFAQSEVIRPVASVSESAAVAEREREKVQQQYPSIMPCIKNASLAEDVRKPQKLSSSPDVAKSKSNPSPDTFKPKCNPSPDAMKSKTHSVLEAMKPKPNTSPEVTKHKGRHTDNPPSSVGRLAAKPDTETPRSSFKPVPARTTPSESTKSPLIVDKNEHFTVYRDPALVRPEAETNHVTYLPPHLHPLHSSSHATCLTPSSHHHSHLLPASSLSPHPSVHHPLLPTVLPAMPPTSLLGGHSRLDSSGLSHLALAHHHPHQQQQFLQQQPPPQLLTQTHGGASYNQLGLYPIIWQYHNGTQHSYPPGLSLPGSKWVHPENAVNSDGSLPRNTSSPWLHQPTPVTSADSLGILSHVPGRPASADPHRPLKISSHSSPPLSKTSADLHKGELESKVFVDPMRGLVTAHLKQEPDRSRTPNSKELQRLYMDSSHMKQQTQPPRLPLDTSDRTVKYKEENRRILQESIEVAPFTAKIRSGEPEREPYARIPSLPINGPPKENEHSPSDLYKYKHSAAQSLPQSNYFTTLSNSVVNEPPRLYPSKELNSLSLSSPLPLGSYTSGGGSAKSLSKPPPLIKHQPEGEGLVGKISEQLSQQVALNPLTTPAAASERRSPAISPSNQLRSMPALHRAPVFHPPTQQTLDRKEAVYGRLSPPTLTPIQPVSVAGKVSEQQKPPTLLPELREVKSNVELGSSEPWRASSDSQSHDKVAQWHSDKSQGKPQAATASVIVRSRTCIKYDCSPGPKSGAKEMSGSRPHTGKNQLDCTKLAETREPGRVIQQNTNREDIFLQYKKNFVRVSQGSFPSSAVAVVNSVCNSSTDVTTSASAASTYNVLSRGTAELHYPTSATPSSSNINRLEGPVPKCRTPTGPELQECNARTASPSGQLPQPGLAPVPQPYSGNFIHLKKHKAALAAAQSRGSSSASESESSSRSSQESPTITTQDRASPGNPASKASPLPNGQPSQMNQPNYHKLKKAWLTRHSEEDRNTNKVEKTSSAVSEIIKPCTVNLVASTSSDVEIGKDGKCLEDKMSQEDRKPRRGPSKRPHESCSDSGDDSDGSDSKHEQRAKRQPKPTYKKKQNDMQKKKGENDKDEDDVKPNGIFRSAKEKTKLKLASSNGIPRSVLKDWRKVKKLKQTGESFLQDDSCSEIGPNLQKCRECRSIRTKKGEEPTHSPVFCRFYYFRRLSYSKNGVIRIDGFSSPDQHDEEALSLWAPDAYEENDLDVETSKYILSYIGDKFCQLVMSEKTAATWIKKDAKIAWKRAVRGVRESCDACEATLFNIHWVCQKCGFVVCLDCYKAKEKKNSKDKELYAWLKCVKGQPHDHKHLMPTQIIPGTVLTDLVNAMHTLREKFGIKAHCACASKQNILNKLPCTNGVSQVLQNVLNHSNKLSLCKPEAGQHNLGPKVEANGGSSPASDTSTDSKLTPPESQSPLHFLADLAEQKSREEKKENKESAVGKVKEESTDALETLHCKASSLVANSTEQGSTLRDLLTTTAGKLRLGSTDAGIAFAPVYSTASQTGKSGRTMPNILDDIIASVVENKIPADRNTKQSPKAKPQEEARAERRKQAEDVPEQHADIPHCWLYDRRLLWLKDHRNSNNWKLFRECWKQGQPVLVSGVHRKLNASLWKAEAFSQEFADHQGDLLNCKDGVVSNSGIKEFWDGFEDLTKRPKSRDGEAIVYRLKDWPSGEEFMALMPSRYDDLMKNLPLPEYSDPEGNLNLASHLPSFFVRPDLGPRLCCAYGVASSQEQDFGTANLHMEVSDVVSVLVYVGVAKGNGVLSKTGVLKRLEEEDLDDNVKKRLKDSSETPGALWHVYASRDVEKVQEFLHKISKEQGVEIPPEHDPVREPGWYLSRKQRQRLLEEHGIQGSTIVQFLGDSVLVPAGALHQVQNLHSCVQVINDFVSPEHVVHSFHLTQELRSSKEEINYEDKLQVKNIFYHCVKDAVGTLKQCSAEAQEEEEVNS, from the exons GTACTAGAGCCTCAGAACGTTGATCCCTCTATGGTACAGATGACCTTTCTGGACAATGTGGTCCATTCTTTGCTGAAAGGAGAAAATATAGGCATCACATCCAGAAGGAGATCACGCTCTAGCCAGAATAGCAACACTGCCCAC CAGACCACAGGAGGGAGACCAAGTGGCAACACAGGAAGCACTCAG GGTCATTACACACGTGCCCAGGCCAACAGTCCCAGACCGGTGATGAACTCATCAGGCTCCGCCACCAAGCAGGGTCCACAGGCCCAGCAGCAACAGTCCCAGCATGCTCAGCAGCAGGTATCCCAGCAGCACCAGCAGCAGCTGCAGTCATCACCAGGGCAACAGCGTGGGTCCCGGTCATCACGTAGGAAGGGATCAGACAGCAGCATCCCCGATGACGAGAAGATCAAAGAGGAAAAGATGGACTCTGGAGGGGGAAGAGGAG ATGTTTCAAGGAACAAATCAAAACAGATGGTGAGCAAGCGGAGGAAAGCTGAGGACGAGGAGAAGAAGGCTGGCCTTAAACGGATAAAGATGGAGGCATCTGATCTTTCAGAGAGCAGTGACTCTGAGAACTCCAATAAGAGGCTCCTGGACTCATCCTCAGAGCCAAGCTctgaaaatgaactgaaaagtAAGGGCATTTCAAAAGCCAACGAGGAAGAGGACAAGTCCCAGAGCTGCAATGCTCTGGAGGAGTCGGAGGCCAATAGCAGGGTGTCTCCCTGGGAGGAGGTATCTAAGGTGGAAAAGATTGTCAAGCCGACAGCCATGGAAGTGGTTCCCTCTGCCAAGACTGAACAAACAGGGGGGAGGAGGTCCCCGGTGCAGCCTTCCCCACTGCCCCCTCCCAGCCCCTGTGCACAGCCTCAGAGCTTGGGTCCTGCTGAGGTTCAGGGGTGCATTGTGGAAATAAAAAGCACTGTGAAAACTCTGCCCAAGGACCATTATAGCACAGGGGCAcctagaacacacacaccaaagtgTGTGATTGACATCACAGAGGACTCCGGCTCCCACCCCGCCACCAGAGAGAACTCAGAGGCTGTATCTGCCCTTTTGGCCTCTCAGAAACGTGAAACCTATGTCCCTGAAGCCAGACATTTGGTGCTAAACCCTTCAGCCTCTGAATGCAGGAAACCAGAGGGCGAGCTGCAGCAGCAGCGAGGTCAGAGTTTGGGTAGCAAGATTGAGTTTGCCCAGTCTGAGGTGATCCGACCTGTGGCTTCAGTAAGCGAGTCAGCCGCTGTGGcagaaagggaaagagaaaaagtaCAGCAGCAGTACCCTTCAATCATGCCTTGCATCAAGAACGCCTCACTCGCTGAAGACGTGCGAAAGCCACAGAAACTTAGCTCATCACCAGACGTGGCCAAATCCAAGTCCAACCCTTCACCTGATACATTTAAGCCCAAGTGCAATCCCTCACCTGACGCCATGAAGTCGAAAACCCACAGTGTCCTGGAGGCCATGAAGCCTAAACCAAACACTTCCCCTGAAGTGACCAAACACAAAGGACGACACACCGACAACCCTCCATCCTCTGTTGGCCGGTTGGCAGCCAAGCCAGACACAGAAACCCCACGCTCCAGCTTCAAGCCTGTTCCTGCTCGCACTACTCCCTCTGAGTCCACCAAGAGCCCTCTCATCGTCGACAAAAACGAGCACTTCACAGTGTATCGTGACCCGGCACTGGTGCGGCCAGAAGCCGAGACCAACCATGTTACTTACCTTCCTCCCCACCTCCATCCACTCCACAGCTCCTCCCACGCTACTTGCCTAACACCCAGTTCACACCACCACTCCCACCTATTGCCCGCCTCTTCCCTCAGCCCACACCCCTCGGTGCACCACCCCTTGCTCCCCACCGTGTTGCCTGCCATGCCACCGACCTCCCTTCTAGGTGGTCACTCTCGCCTTGACTCAAGTGGACTCAGTCATCTGGCTCTAGCTCACCACCACCCACACCAGCAACAGCAGTTTCTGCAACAACAACCGCCCCCTCAGCTGCTGACCCAGACGCACGGTGGTGCCAGCTACAACCAGCTGGGCCTATATCCCATCATCTGGCAGTATCATAATGGCACGCAGCACTCCTATCCACCTGGACTTAGCCTGCCTGGATCAAAGTGGGTGCATCCAGAGAATGCTGTGAATTCAGACGGTAGCCTACCAAGG aacaCCTCCAGCCCCTGGCTCCATCAGCCCACCCCTGTGACCTCAGCAGACAGCCTCGGTATTCTGAGTCATGTCCCGGGTAGACCAGCCAGCGCTGACCCCCACAGGCCCCTTAAAATCTCCTCACACTCCAGCCCTCCACTCTCAAAAACATCTGCAGATCTCCACAAAGG GGAACTGGAGAGTAAAGTTTTTGTGGATCCCATGCGTGGCCTTGTAACAGCCCACCTGAAGCAGGAGCCAGACCGAAGCCGGACACCCAACAGCAAAGAGTTGCAGCGCCTCTACATGGATTCATCTCACATGAAGCAGCAGACACAGCCTCCCCGCCTGCCACTGGACACGTCAGACCGGACCGTTAAGTACAAGGAGGAGAACCGCCGCATCCTACAGGAGAGCATTGAGGTGGCCCCCTTTACTGCCAAGATCCGGTCAGGAGAGCCAGAGCGTGAGCCCTATGCCCGCATTCCCTCCCTCCCCATTAATGGACCGCCCAAGGAGAATGAACATTCGCCGTCTGATCTTTACAAGTACAAGCACTCTGCTGCTCAGTCACTGCCGCAGAGCAACTATTTCACGACCCTGTCCAACAGCGTGGTGAATGAGCCACCCCGTCTCTACCCCTCCAAAGAGCTCAACTCCCTTTCTCTCTCGAGTCCCCTGCCTCTGGGCTCTTACACTAGTGGCGGAGGCAGCGCCAAGTCCCTGTCCAAGCCTCCCCCGCTTATCAAGCACCAGCCAGAGGGTGAGGGCCTGGTAGGGAAGATCAGCGAGCAGCTCAGTCAGCAGGTGGCCCTGAATCCACTCACTACCCCAGCGGCAGCCAGCGAACGCCGCAGTCCAGCTATTTCACCCTCAAACCAACTCAGGAGCATGCCTGCCCTGCACAGGGCACCTGTCtttcacccacccacccagcAAACACTGGACCGCAAGGAGGCTGTCTACGGTCGCCTCTCGCCGCCCACGCTCACCCCCATTCAGCCGGTCAGTGTGGCTGGGAAGGTATCGGAGCAACAGAAGCCCCCCACTCTGCTGCCGGAGCTCAGGGAGGTGAAGAGCAATGTAGAGCTGGGCTCCAGTGAGCCATGGAGGGCCAGCTCTGACTCACAGAGCCACGATAAAGTGGCTCAGTGGCACTCAGACAAAAGTCAAGGGAAGCCACAGGCAGCCACAGCCTCTGTTATTGTTCGCTCTAGAACCTGCATTAAGTATGACTGCTCACCGGGCCCCAAGTCTGGCGCCAAGGAGATGTCTGGCAGTAGGCCACATACAGGCAAAAACCAACTGGACTGCACCAAACTGGCTGAGACCAGAGAACCTGGCAGAGTTATCCAGCAGAACACAAATAGGGAGGATATTTTTTTGCAGTACAAAAAGAACTTTGTCCGAGTCTCCCAGGGCAGCTTTCCCAGCTCTGCGGTAGCCGTTGTTAACTCTGTGTGCAATAGCAGTACTGATGTAACCACTTCTGCCTCTGCTGCTTCCACATACAATGTGCTGAGTCGAGGCACAGCTGAGCTACATTATCCCACCTCAGCCACTCCAAGCAGCAGTAACATTAACAGACTGGAAGGCCCTGTACCCAAATGCAGGACTCCCACCGGCCCTGAGCTGCAGGAGTGCAATGCCAGGACAGCCTCCCCCAGTGGCCAGCTGCCTCAGCCTGGTTTGGCCCCAGTTCCACAGCCCTACTCTGGGAACTTCATCCACCTGAAGAAGCACAAAGCCGCCCTGGCTGCCGCCCAGTCCCGCGGCTCAAGCAGTGCCTCAGAGAGTGAAAGCAGCAGTCGATCCTCTCAGGAATCACCCACCATCACCACCCAGGATCGTGCCTCGCCAGGCAACCCAGCCAGCAAAGCCAGCCCTCTACCCAATGGTCAGCCATCACAGATGAACCAGCCCAACTACCACAAACTGAAGAAAGCATGGCTCACTCGCCACTCGGAGGAAGATCGCAACACTAACAAGGTGGAGAAGACGTCCAGTGCCGTCTCTGAGATCATTAAGCCATGTACGGTCAACCTAGTAGCGTCCACCTCCAGCGACGTGGAGATAGGCAAAGATGGCAAATGCTTAGAGGATAAAATGAGCCAGGAGGACAGGAAGCCGCGACGAGGTCCCTCCAAGCGGCCACACGAGTCATGCTCGGACAGCGGCGATGACTCAGATGGCAGCGACAGCAAGCATGAGCAGAGGGCAAAGAGGCAGCCTAAGCCCACCTACAAGAAGAAGCAGAATGACATGCAAAAGAAGAAAGGGGAAAATGACAAGGACGAGGACGATGTCAAGCCCAACGGCATTTTCAGAAGCGCCAAGGAGAAAACCAAACTCAAACTGGCCAGCAGCA ATGGCATTCCTCGCTCAGTGCTGAAAGACTGGAGGAAAGTGAAGAAGCTGAAGCAGACAGGCGAGTCCTTCCTGCAGGACGATTCATGCTCGGAGATCGGCCCCAACCTGCAGAAGTGCCGCGAGTGCCGCTCGATCCGCACCAAGAAAGGAGAAGAGCCCACCCACTCGCCCGTCTTCTGCCGCTTCTACTACTTCCGCCG CCTGTCATACAGTAAGAACGGAGTTATCCGGATCGACGGCTTCTCATCCCCTGACCAGCATGACGAGGAGGCCTTGAGTCTCTGGGCTCCGGATGCATACGAAGAGAACGATCTGGACGTGGAAACCTCCAAATATATTCTCAGCTACATCGGAGACAAGTTCTGCCAGCTGGTCATGAGCGAGAAGACTGCAGCCACATGGATAAAGAAAGATG CCAAGATAGCCTGGAAACGGGCGGTGAGGGGGGTGCGTGAGAGCTGCGACGCATGCGAGGCCACATTGTTCAACATTCACTGGGTGTGCCAGAAATGTGGATTTGTGGTGTGCTTGGACTGCTACAAGgcgaaggagaagaagaactcCAAAG ACAAAGAACTGTACGCTTGGCTGAAGTGCGTCAAGGGACAGCCACACGATCACAAGCACTTGATGCCAACGCAGATTATTCCAGGAACAG TCTTGACGGACCTGGTAAATGCCATGCACACGCTCAGGGAGAAGTTTGGCATCAAAGCGCACTGCGCCTGTGCCAGCAAGCAGAACATCCTCAACAAGCTCCCATGCACTAACGGCGTTTCTCAG GTGCTCCAGAACGTGCTGAACCACAGCAACAAGCTTTCCCTGTGCAAGCCTGAGGCTGGTCAGCACAACTTGGGACCGAAGGTGGAGGCAAACGGGGGCAGTAGCCCAGCCAGTGACACCAGCACTGATAGCAAGCTCACACCACCAGAGTCTCAGTCACCACTGCACTTTCTGGCCGACTTGGCCGAGCAGAAATCCCGGGAAGAGAAGAAAG AGAATAAGGAGTCAGCTGTAGGGAAGGTGAAGGAAGAGAGCACAGACGCTCTGGAAACGTTGCACTGTAAAGCTTCATCTCTGGTGGCCAACAGCACAGAGCAAGGCTCCACACTGCGAGACCTGCTCACCACCACGGCCGGAAAACTGCGGTTGGGCTCCACAGACGCCGGCATCGCCTTCGCCCCGGTCTACTCCACCGCCTCACAG ACTGGGAAAAGTGGTCGCACTATGCCTAACATCCTGGATGACATCATCGCTTCAGTGGTGGAGAATAAGATACCGGCGGACCGCAACACTAAGCAGAGCCCAAAGGCTAAACCCCAGGAAGAGGCCAGGGCTGAGAGGAGGAAACAAGCTGAGGACGTGCCTGAGCAGCATGCAGACATCCCCCACTGCTGGTTGTATGATCGTAGACTGCTCTGGCTCAAAGACCACCGCAACAGCAACAACTGGAAACTGTTCCGAGAGTGCTGGAAGCAGGGACAG CCTGTGCTCGTCTCAGGGGTTCACAGGAAGCTCAACGCCAGCCTGTGGAAGGCTGAAGCTTTCAGCCAGGAGTTCGCCGACCACCAGGGGGATCTGCTGAACTGCAAGGACGGAGTGGTGTCCAACTCGGGCATCAAAGAGTTCTGGGACGGCTTTGAGGACCTGACCA AACGGCCCAAATCCAGAGATGGCGAGGCGATTGTGTACAGGCTAAAAGACTGGCCCTCAGGAGAAGAGTTTATGGCTCTAATGCCTTCTAG gtatgatgatctgaTGAAGAACCTCCCTCTGCCTGAGTATTCAGACCCAGAGGGGAATTTGAACTTGGCCTCCCATCTCCCCTCATTCTTTGTGCGACCTGACCTAGGCCCTCGTCTCTGTTGCGCATACG gCGTGGCATCATCTCAGGAGCAGGACTTTGGCACAGCCAACCTGCACATGGAAGTGTCCGACGTCGTCAGCGTGCTCGTTTACGTCGGAGTGGCCAAAGGGAACGGAGTCCTCTCCAAAACAG GAGTGCTGAAGAGGCTGGAGGAAGAGGATCTAGATGACAACGTGAAGAAGAGATTAAAGGACTCGAGTGAGACTCCTGGAGCCTTATGGCACGTCTATGCGAGCAGAGACGTGGAGAAAGTTCAAGAATTTCTGCACAAG ATCTCTAAAGAGCAGGGTGTGGAGATCCCGCCAGAGCATGATCCGGTCAGGGAGCCGGGCTGGTACCTTAGCCGCAAGCAGAGGCAGCGTCTGCTCGAGGAGCACGGCATACAGGGCAGCACCATCGTCCAGTTCCTGGGAGACTCGGTCCTTGTGCCTGCCGGAGCCCTGCACCAG GTGCAGAACCTACACAGCTGCGTTCAGGTGATCAATGACTTTGTGTCGCCGGAGCACGTGGTGCACTCCTTCCACTTAACACAGGAGCTGCGCTCCTCCAAAGAGGAAATCAACTACGAAGATAAGCTACAG gTCAAGAACATCTTTTACCACTGCGTAAAGGATGCTGTGGGAACATTAAAGCAGTGCAGTGCTGAGGctcaggaggaagaggaggtgaACTCATGA